A genomic stretch from Kribbella amoyensis includes:
- the malQ gene encoding 4-alpha-glucanotransferase produces the protein MTAPTAALVELAVAHGVATEYWDWQGDHVRVSSEVVSAVLAALGVDASTPAKAAQALAEHRLTRWRRVLPATLVMREGWTPWFAVHLPHGSAAEVWVDLEDGGQRRDIPQQEHWVEPEWVDGQQVGEATFQLPGDLPLGYHRLRARIGTSQEVHTGTLIVTPKRLEPENLQRTWGWVLQLYSVRSRRSWGIGDLHDLADLAAWSATDLGAGFVLVNPLHAAETAGRMEPSPYLPASRRFANPIYLRIEDIDEYGDLAPAERDRVRTLGLQSRALNEDATALDRDTVWAAKREALQLLFGVRPSIGRIAEYGAYCDREGQGLIDFATWAALADEHGPEWSKWPEELRDPASAQVVAFRNDHPDAVEFHCWLQWQLDEQLARTQARARNAGMSLGVMHDLAVGVHPDGADAWALQDVLAAGIHVGAPPDAFNQQGQDWSQPPWRPDALAETGYAAWRDLVRAVMRHGGGLRIDHILGMFRLWWVTSPERPTEGTYVRYDHEALIGILVLEATRAGVVVVGEDLGTVEPWVRDYLTERGVLGTSVLWFERDAKGNPLAPERWREACLATVTTHDLPPTAGYLAGDHVELRHRLGLLTRPVAEELAVDEAERDSWLNALRERHLLSDHDGDVERIVEALHRYVAHTPAKLVGVALTDAVGERRTQNQPGTTDEYPNWRIPLGGPDGLPVLVEDLPNNTRLRRLIGVLGH, from the coding sequence CTGGGACTGGCAGGGCGACCACGTCCGGGTCTCCAGCGAAGTGGTGTCGGCCGTGCTGGCCGCGCTCGGTGTGGACGCGTCCACACCGGCCAAGGCGGCGCAGGCCCTCGCCGAGCACCGGCTGACCCGCTGGCGTCGGGTCCTGCCCGCCACCCTGGTGATGCGCGAGGGCTGGACGCCGTGGTTCGCGGTGCACCTGCCGCACGGGTCGGCCGCGGAGGTGTGGGTCGACCTGGAGGACGGCGGCCAGCGCCGGGACATCCCGCAGCAGGAGCACTGGGTCGAACCGGAGTGGGTCGACGGCCAGCAGGTCGGCGAGGCGACGTTCCAGCTGCCCGGCGATCTCCCGCTCGGGTACCACCGGTTGCGGGCCCGGATCGGCACCAGCCAGGAGGTCCACACCGGCACGCTGATCGTCACGCCGAAGCGGCTCGAACCGGAGAACCTGCAGCGCACCTGGGGCTGGGTCCTGCAGTTGTACTCGGTGCGCTCGCGGCGTTCGTGGGGGATCGGCGACCTGCACGACCTGGCCGACCTGGCCGCCTGGTCCGCGACCGACCTCGGCGCCGGGTTCGTTTTGGTCAACCCGCTGCACGCCGCGGAGACGGCCGGCCGGATGGAGCCGTCCCCGTACCTGCCCGCGTCCCGGCGGTTCGCGAACCCGATCTACCTGCGGATCGAGGACATCGACGAGTACGGCGACCTCGCGCCGGCCGAGCGGGACCGCGTCCGCACCCTCGGGCTGCAGTCCCGCGCGCTGAACGAGGACGCCACCGCGCTCGACCGGGACACGGTGTGGGCCGCCAAGCGGGAGGCGCTGCAACTGCTGTTCGGGGTCCGGCCGTCGATCGGCCGAATCGCGGAGTACGGGGCGTACTGCGACCGGGAGGGCCAGGGGCTGATCGACTTCGCCACCTGGGCCGCGCTGGCCGACGAGCACGGGCCCGAGTGGAGCAAGTGGCCGGAGGAACTGCGCGACCCGGCGTCCGCCCAGGTTGTTGCCTTCCGCAATGACCACCCGGACGCGGTGGAGTTCCACTGCTGGTTGCAGTGGCAGCTCGACGAGCAGCTCGCGCGGACCCAGGCCCGCGCGCGGAACGCGGGGATGTCGCTCGGCGTCATGCACGACCTGGCCGTCGGCGTGCACCCGGACGGCGCGGACGCGTGGGCCCTGCAGGACGTGCTCGCGGCCGGGATCCACGTGGGCGCGCCGCCGGACGCGTTCAACCAGCAGGGCCAGGACTGGTCCCAGCCGCCGTGGCGCCCGGACGCCCTGGCCGAGACCGGGTACGCCGCCTGGCGCGACCTGGTCCGCGCGGTGATGCGGCACGGTGGTGGGCTGCGGATCGACCACATCCTCGGCATGTTTCGGCTCTGGTGGGTCACCTCGCCGGAGCGCCCGACCGAGGGCACGTACGTCCGGTACGACCACGAGGCGCTGATCGGCATCCTCGTCCTGGAGGCCACCCGGGCCGGGGTCGTCGTGGTCGGCGAGGACCTCGGTACGGTCGAGCCGTGGGTCCGCGACTACCTCACCGAGCGCGGCGTCCTCGGTACGTCGGTGCTGTGGTTCGAGCGGGACGCCAAGGGCAACCCGCTGGCGCCCGAGCGGTGGCGCGAGGCCTGCCTGGCGACGGTGACGACGCACGACCTGCCGCCGACCGCGGGGTACCTGGCCGGTGACCACGTCGAGCTGCGGCACCGCCTGGGCCTGCTGACCCGGCCGGTGGCCGAGGAGCTGGCGGTCGACGAAGCGGAGCGGGACTCCTGGCTCAACGCGTTGCGGGAGCGTCACCTGCTCAGCGATCACGACGGAGACGTCGAGCGGATCGTGGAGGCGCTGCATCGGTACGTCGCGCACACGCCGGCGAAGCTGGTCGGGGTCGCGCTGACCGATGCGGTGGGGGAGCGGCGGACCCAGAACCAGCCGGGCACGACCGACGAGTACCCGAACTGGCGGATCCCGCTCGGTGGGCCCGACGGGCTGCCGGTCCTGGTCGAGGACCTGCCGAACAACACCAGGCTGCGGCGGCTGATCGGCGTCCTCGGGCACTGA
- a CDS encoding lytic polysaccharide monooxygenase auxiliary activity family 9 protein has product MSRRRLAPTSRAKNCADGAVQNCGQIQWEPQSTEGPKGFPDSGPADGKLCSAGLAQFAELDDQRGGAWPATQLSSGQSYTFRWHLTAPHSTTDFKYYITQQGWDPNAPLTRSALELTPFLTVPLNGSRPANDVAHQGTVPDRTGRHMILAVWTISDTANAFYQCSDVTF; this is encoded by the coding sequence TTGTCGCGAAGGCGCCTCGCACCGACCAGCAGGGCCAAGAACTGCGCCGACGGAGCGGTGCAGAACTGCGGCCAGATCCAGTGGGAACCGCAGAGCACCGAGGGGCCGAAAGGCTTCCCGGACAGCGGTCCCGCCGACGGCAAGCTGTGCTCGGCCGGTTTGGCGCAGTTCGCCGAGCTGGACGACCAGCGCGGCGGCGCGTGGCCGGCGACGCAGCTGTCGTCCGGCCAGAGCTACACGTTCCGCTGGCACCTGACCGCACCGCACAGCACCACCGACTTCAAGTACTACATCACTCAGCAGGGTTGGGATCCGAACGCTCCGCTGACCCGCTCGGCGCTCGAGCTGACGCCGTTCCTGACCGTCCCGCTGAACGGAAGCCGCCCCGCCAACGACGTCGCCCACCAGGGGACCGTCCCCGATCGGACCGGCCGGCACATGATCCTCGCCGTTTGGACGATCAGCGACACCGCGAACGCCTTCTACCAGTGCTCGGACGTCACTTTCTGA
- a CDS encoding DUF5130 family protein codes for MPAGDAFTPDQLLDLERAVRHAESASGLSFSIYVGGADSETRPFALELLNELPDPDRSVLVFVDPAGRRLEIVTGATSKRQLSDTSAGLAALTMQTSFAAGDLTGGLVAGVQQLGEHAHQPPLLHSNEPHKQ; via the coding sequence GTGCCAGCTGGTGACGCATTCACCCCGGACCAGCTGCTCGACCTCGAGCGCGCGGTCCGGCACGCCGAGTCGGCCTCCGGGCTGTCCTTCTCGATCTACGTCGGCGGCGCCGACTCCGAGACCCGGCCGTTCGCGCTGGAGCTGCTGAACGAGCTGCCGGACCCGGACCGCTCGGTGCTGGTGTTCGTCGACCCGGCCGGCCGCCGGCTGGAGATCGTCACCGGCGCCACCTCGAAGCGCCAGCTGTCCGACACCTCGGCCGGCCTGGCCGCGCTGACGATGCAGACCTCGTTCGCCGCCGGCGACCTGACCGGCGGTCTGGTCGCCGGCGTCCAGCAGCTCGGCGAGCACGCCCACCAGCCGCCGCTGCTGCACTCGAACGAGCCGCACAAGCAGTAA
- a CDS encoding GNAT family N-acetyltransferase, which produces MTIRLEPTEVAAGDFSLRPFTAADEAGVGAALADPGILRWTAGTAVIRTPAEQRGRKWLATRIDGWARGNAVFAIADSATGELLGSVTVRDVHRIPDQAVVAYWVSPAARGRRLGARALDTAARWAFTAPTEGGLGLHRLSLDHALVNIGSCRVATRAGFLLEGTMRDYYVESDGTRHDSHLHARLSSDEVERP; this is translated from the coding sequence GTGACGATCAGGCTCGAACCGACCGAGGTCGCCGCGGGCGACTTCTCGCTGCGACCCTTCACCGCGGCCGACGAGGCCGGCGTCGGCGCGGCACTGGCCGATCCCGGCATCCTCCGCTGGACAGCCGGCACCGCGGTGATCCGTACGCCGGCCGAGCAGCGTGGACGCAAGTGGCTCGCGACCCGGATCGACGGGTGGGCGCGGGGGAACGCGGTGTTCGCGATCGCGGATTCGGCGACGGGCGAGCTGCTCGGATCCGTGACGGTCCGGGACGTGCACCGGATTCCGGACCAGGCCGTGGTCGCGTACTGGGTGAGCCCGGCGGCCCGTGGTCGCCGGCTGGGAGCGCGAGCGTTGGACACGGCGGCGCGTTGGGCGTTCACGGCTCCCACCGAGGGCGGACTCGGGTTGCACCGGCTCTCGCTGGACCACGCCCTCGTCAACATCGGCTCGTGCCGCGTCGCGACCCGGGCCGGCTTCCTGCTCGAGGGGACCATGCGCGACTACTACGTCGAGAGCGACGGCACCCGGCACGACTCCCACCTGCACGCCCGGCTCTCGTCCGACGAGGTCGAGCGGCCCTGA
- a CDS encoding serine hydrolase domain-containing protein has product MRRRTRLLVLLAALTLIPVAPAVASRGSTLQHDADRIRDVGVTGVLARVTDGAGRSRSAVSGEAELGTGRAPRSDGHFRIGSTNKTLVATVVLQLVAERRMGLDDTVEKWLPGFVRGHGNDGRLITVRQLLQHTAGIYDGNFPGMADAAEYHEKRYDVRTEEDVVRAGLSHAPEFAPGTGWSYSNTGYNLVGMVIKAVTGRTWYAEVDRRVVRPLGLRHTYFPGTDPGIALPHANGYTRFAAGEPYTDTTELIDADASGGYISTLADLDRFQRALFGGRLLQAAQLREMTRTVPVDDSTNELWPGARYGLGLFARDLSCGGTVWIPGGDQIGYKTRLGVLTGGRRSAVVSMSTQLFDSVEVAFAQDRAATRLIDRWLCR; this is encoded by the coding sequence ATGCGACGGAGAACCCGGCTGCTCGTCCTGCTCGCGGCGCTGACCCTGATCCCGGTGGCACCGGCGGTGGCGTCCCGCGGATCGACCCTGCAGCACGATGCGGACCGGATCCGCGACGTCGGTGTGACCGGCGTCCTGGCCCGGGTGACGGACGGGGCCGGCCGGTCGAGGTCGGCAGTGAGCGGCGAGGCCGAGCTCGGCACCGGCCGCGCGCCGCGGTCCGACGGCCACTTCCGGATCGGCAGTACGAACAAGACGCTGGTGGCGACCGTCGTCCTGCAGCTCGTCGCCGAACGGCGGATGGGCCTCGACGACACCGTGGAGAAGTGGCTGCCCGGGTTCGTCCGCGGCCACGGGAACGACGGCCGGCTGATCACCGTGCGGCAGCTGCTCCAGCACACCGCGGGGATCTACGACGGGAACTTCCCCGGCATGGCGGACGCCGCGGAGTACCACGAGAAGCGGTACGACGTCCGGACCGAGGAGGACGTCGTCCGGGCCGGGCTCAGCCATGCCCCAGAGTTCGCCCCGGGGACCGGGTGGTCGTACTCGAACACCGGGTACAACCTGGTCGGGATGGTGATCAAGGCGGTCACCGGCCGGACCTGGTACGCCGAGGTGGACCGGCGCGTCGTTCGCCCGCTCGGCCTGCGGCACACGTACTTCCCGGGCACCGATCCGGGGATCGCGCTCCCGCACGCCAACGGGTACACGCGGTTCGCGGCGGGGGAGCCGTACACGGACACCACGGAGCTGATCGACGCCGACGCCTCGGGTGGGTACATCTCCACGCTCGCGGATCTCGACCGGTTCCAGCGGGCCCTCTTCGGTGGCCGGTTGCTGCAGGCGGCTCAGCTGCGCGAGATGACCCGGACGGTCCCGGTCGACGACAGCACGAACGAGCTGTGGCCGGGTGCCCGGTACGGGCTCGGCCTGTTCGCCCGCGACCTGAGCTGCGGCGGCACGGTCTGGATCCCGGGCGGTGACCAGATCGGCTACAAGACCAGGCTCGGCGTCCTCACGGGCGGCCGGAGGAGCGCCGTGGTCTCGATGTCGACGCAGCTGTTCGATTCGGTCGAGGTGGCGTTCGCCCAGGACCGCGCCGCCACCCGGCTGATCGACCGCTGGCTCTGCCGCTAG
- the pepN gene encoding aminopeptidase N, with the protein MPGTNLTRDEARTRAGLISDVSYAIELDLTTAATGAATFASTTTLTFGAEAGASTFADLIAAGVREVTLNGRSLDPETVYDGSRIQLDDLRERNELHVVADCIYSRTGEGLHRSVDPADKETYLYTQFEVPDARRVFVTFEQPDLKAPFSFTVTAPARWVVISNAPTPEPTPVKGVDGEEFATWTFAPTEPMSTYITAVVAGPYHVVTDVYKGPNGTYPLSLLCRPSLAEALDADDVFEVTKQGFELFERAFGRPYPFHKYDQAFVPEYNMGAMENAGCVTLRDEYIFRSRTTHAELEARANTVLHELAHMWFGDLVTMTWWDDLWLNESFAEWASHWAQAVATEKYNGAWTTFCNARKNWAYRQDQLPSTHPIAADMVDFHAVEVNFDGITYAKGASALRQLVAFVGEDTFVAALKEYFADHAFGNTELTDLLKPLEKASGRDLDDWTERWLRTAGVNTLRADFSVDDSGAFTAFAIEQTAAADFPVLRPHRLAVGLYRRTDEGLVRTERFEVDIDGPRTELAELVGATQPDLVLLNDDDLTYAKIRLDERSRATLVESIDQLTDSLARALAWGAAWDMTRDAEMPASQYVGIVLKGIRAETDLTGVRSLLGQATSAINSYAAPEHRAELRAQYEQTLVELLTTAEAGSDHQLAFARAYIGGVFSAAGADRLAQWLDGADLPEGLVVDTDLRWTLLVALARLGRVDGDRIDDELTRDTTITGQERAAQARAARPTAEAKEAAWRIAVESEDTPNETQFRTILGFQQPGQEDLLRPYVGRYLAAAKDVYTRLGSSMGENVLVYLSPRNLPEEPTLRALTEWLDTEAGSVDAPTLRYVGEARADLVRALDAQRCDAAG; encoded by the coding sequence ATGCCTGGAACCAACCTGACGCGCGACGAGGCGCGGACCCGTGCGGGCCTGATCAGCGACGTGAGCTACGCGATCGAACTCGACCTGACCACGGCCGCGACCGGCGCCGCGACCTTCGCGTCGACCACTACGCTCACCTTCGGCGCCGAGGCCGGTGCCAGCACGTTCGCCGACCTGATCGCGGCGGGGGTGCGCGAGGTGACGCTGAACGGCCGCTCCCTCGATCCGGAGACCGTGTACGACGGGTCCCGGATCCAGCTGGACGACCTGCGGGAGCGCAACGAACTGCACGTGGTCGCCGACTGCATCTACTCGCGCACCGGTGAAGGGCTGCACCGCTCGGTCGACCCGGCCGACAAGGAGACCTACCTCTACACCCAGTTCGAGGTTCCGGACGCGCGCCGGGTGTTCGTGACGTTCGAGCAGCCCGACCTGAAGGCCCCGTTCAGCTTCACCGTCACGGCCCCGGCCCGCTGGGTCGTCATCTCGAACGCGCCGACCCCCGAGCCGACGCCGGTGAAGGGCGTCGACGGCGAGGAGTTCGCGACCTGGACCTTCGCCCCGACCGAGCCGATGTCGACCTACATCACCGCGGTCGTGGCCGGCCCGTACCACGTCGTCACCGATGTCTACAAAGGCCCGAACGGCACGTACCCGTTGTCGCTGCTGTGCCGCCCGTCGCTCGCCGAGGCGCTGGACGCGGACGACGTGTTCGAGGTCACCAAGCAGGGCTTCGAGCTGTTCGAGCGCGCCTTCGGCCGGCCGTACCCGTTCCACAAGTACGACCAGGCGTTCGTGCCGGAGTACAACATGGGCGCGATGGAGAACGCGGGCTGCGTGACGCTGCGGGACGAGTACATCTTCCGCAGCCGCACCACCCACGCCGAGCTCGAGGCGCGCGCGAACACCGTGCTGCACGAGCTCGCGCACATGTGGTTCGGCGACCTGGTCACGATGACCTGGTGGGACGACCTGTGGCTGAACGAGTCGTTCGCCGAGTGGGCCTCGCACTGGGCGCAGGCCGTCGCCACCGAGAAGTACAACGGTGCCTGGACAACGTTCTGCAACGCCCGGAAGAACTGGGCCTACCGGCAGGACCAGTTGCCGTCGACGCACCCGATCGCCGCGGACATGGTCGACTTCCACGCGGTCGAGGTGAACTTCGACGGCATCACCTACGCCAAGGGCGCGTCGGCGCTGCGGCAGCTGGTCGCGTTCGTCGGCGAGGACACCTTCGTCGCCGCGCTGAAGGAGTACTTCGCCGACCACGCCTTCGGCAACACCGAGCTGACCGACCTGCTGAAGCCGCTGGAGAAGGCGTCCGGCCGGGACCTGGACGACTGGACCGAGCGCTGGCTGCGGACCGCGGGCGTGAACACGTTGCGGGCCGACTTCAGCGTCGACGACTCCGGCGCCTTCACCGCCTTCGCGATCGAGCAGACCGCCGCGGCCGACTTCCCGGTCCTGCGTCCGCACCGCCTCGCCGTCGGCCTGTACCGCCGCACCGACGAGGGCCTGGTCCGGACCGAGCGGTTCGAGGTCGACATCGACGGGCCGCGGACCGAGCTGGCCGAGCTCGTCGGCGCGACCCAGCCGGACCTGGTGCTGCTCAACGACGACGACCTGACGTACGCGAAGATCCGGCTGGACGAGCGGTCCCGGGCCACCCTGGTCGAGTCGATCGACCAGCTCACCGACTCGCTCGCCCGGGCGCTGGCCTGGGGCGCGGCGTGGGACATGACCCGCGACGCCGAGATGCCGGCCAGCCAGTACGTCGGCATCGTGCTCAAGGGGATCCGCGCGGAGACCGACCTGACCGGAGTCCGGTCCCTGCTCGGCCAGGCCACGTCGGCGATCAACAGCTACGCCGCACCCGAGCACCGCGCCGAGCTGCGGGCGCAGTACGAGCAGACCCTCGTCGAGCTGCTCACGACGGCCGAGGCGGGCAGCGACCACCAGCTCGCGTTCGCCCGGGCGTACATCGGCGGCGTCTTCTCCGCCGCGGGCGCGGACCGGCTGGCCCAGTGGCTGGACGGGGCCGACCTGCCCGAGGGCCTGGTCGTGGACACCGATCTGCGCTGGACCCTGCTGGTCGCGCTGGCCCGGCTCGGCCGGGTCGACGGCGACCGGATCGACGACGAGCTGACCCGGGACACCACCATCACCGGTCAGGAGCGGGCTGCCCAGGCCCGCGCCGCCCGGCCGACCGCCGAGGCCAAGGAAGCCGCCTGGCGGATCGCGGTGGAGTCCGAGGACACCCCGAACGAGACGCAGTTCCGGACCATCCTCGGCTTCCAGCAGCCGGGGCAGGAGGACCTGCTCCGGCCGTACGTCGGCCGGTACCTGGCCGCGGCGAAGGACGTGTACACCCGGCTCGGTTCGTCGATGGGCGAGAACGTGCTCGTCTACCTCTCGCCGCGGAACCTGCCCGAGGAGCCGACGCTGCGAGCGCTGACCGAATGGCTCGACACCGAGGCCGGCTCGGTCGACGCCCCCACCCTGCGGTACGTCGGGGAGGCACGCGCCGACCTGGTCCGGGCGCTGGACGCACAGCGGTGTGACGCTGCAGGGTAG
- a CDS encoding DsbA family protein, translating to MTASADFWFDPACPWAWMTSRWMLEVEQVRDVKTTWHVMSLAVLNEDREEHDANWLRKLGIVRVLIAAEQAHGNEVLGPLYTALGTRIHNQGRGTKDEAVLPEALAEAGLPAALIEAKDSDRYDDALRKSHHAGMDLVGMEVGTPVISVEGTAFFGPVVTPAPKGEAAGKLWDGVRLVAGTEGFFEIKRTRDRGPVFD from the coding sequence ATGACTGCCTCCGCCGATTTCTGGTTCGACCCGGCCTGTCCCTGGGCCTGGATGACGTCTCGCTGGATGCTCGAGGTCGAGCAGGTCCGGGACGTGAAGACGACCTGGCACGTGATGAGCCTCGCCGTCCTGAACGAAGACCGCGAAGAGCACGACGCCAACTGGCTGCGCAAGCTCGGCATCGTCCGGGTCCTGATCGCGGCCGAGCAGGCGCACGGCAACGAGGTCCTCGGCCCGCTGTACACCGCGCTCGGCACCCGGATCCACAACCAGGGCCGCGGCACCAAGGACGAGGCCGTCCTGCCCGAGGCGCTCGCCGAGGCCGGTCTGCCGGCCGCCCTGATCGAGGCGAAGGACTCCGACCGGTACGACGACGCGCTGCGCAAGTCGCACCACGCCGGCATGGACCTGGTCGGGATGGAGGTCGGCACCCCGGTGATCTCGGTCGAGGGCACCGCCTTCTTCGGCCCGGTGGTCACCCCGGCCCCGAAGGGCGAGGCGGCCGGCAAGCTCTGGGACGGGGTCCGGCTGGTGGCCGGGACCGAGGGCTTCTTCGAGATCAAGCGGACCCGCGACCGCGGCCCGGTCTTCGACTGA